The Thioalkalivibrio thiocyanodenitrificans ARhD 1 genome window below encodes:
- a CDS encoding respiratory chain complex I subunit 1 family protein, whose protein sequence is MTASPWALAVLQAMLYALLAPLLVGCIRRMKALLQNRRGASVLQPYRDLYKLMGKEARVAHTASPLFRAAPYVVFSATWLAAASVPLLAVQLPTAMLADLIVLVGLLAMARFFLALAGMDTGTAFGGMGASREMLVSALAEPAMLLAVFTLAMTAHSTNLSSIIDSQLAAGLVLRPSFLFALGALMLVAVAETGRIPVDNPATHLELTMIHEAMILEYSGRHLALMEWAAQIKLMLYGVLIVNVFLPWGIAQDFAPEALLAGLGAVLLKLLALAALLAVAETVLAKMRLFRVPAFLNLALLLGLLGLLSHVILEVGT, encoded by the coding sequence ATGACCGCATCGCCCTGGGCGCTCGCTGTCCTGCAGGCGATGCTGTACGCGCTGCTGGCGCCGCTGCTGGTGGGCTGCATCCGCAGGATGAAGGCGCTGCTTCAGAACCGGCGCGGCGCCTCCGTGCTGCAGCCCTACCGGGACCTCTACAAGCTGATGGGCAAGGAGGCCCGGGTCGCGCATACCGCCTCCCCTCTTTTCCGGGCGGCGCCCTACGTGGTCTTCTCCGCCACCTGGCTGGCGGCGGCCAGCGTACCCCTGCTCGCGGTCCAACTGCCCACCGCGATGCTCGCCGACCTCATCGTGCTGGTGGGGCTGCTGGCCATGGCCCGGTTCTTCCTCGCCCTGGCCGGGATGGACACGGGCACTGCGTTCGGCGGCATGGGCGCCTCCCGGGAGATGCTCGTCTCCGCGCTGGCGGAACCGGCCATGCTGCTGGCGGTGTTCACCCTGGCCATGACCGCCCACAGCACCAACCTCTCCAGCATCATCGATTCGCAACTGGCCGCCGGGCTGGTGCTGCGCCCGTCGTTCCTGTTCGCCCTGGGCGCCCTGATGCTCGTGGCCGTTGCCGAGACCGGCCGCATCCCCGTGGACAATCCGGCCACCCACCTGGAACTGACCATGATTCACGAGGCCATGATCCTGGAGTATTCGGGCCGGCATCTGGCGCTCATGGAATGGGCCGCCCAGATCAAGCTGATGCTCTACGGCGTGCTGATCGTCAACGTGTTCCTGCCCTGGGGCATTGCGCAGGACTTCGCCCCCGAGGCGCTGCTGGCCGGACTGGGAGCGGTGCTGCTGAAACTGCTCGCGCTGGCGGCGCTGCTGGCGGTCGCCGAGACGGTGCTGGCCAAGATGCGCCTGTTCCGGGTGCCCGCCTTCCTGAACCTTGCCCTGCTGCTCGGCCTGCTCGGCCTGCTCAGCCACGTGATCCTGGAGGTCGGCACATGA